A region from the Hypericibacter adhaerens genome encodes:
- a CDS encoding PEP/pyruvate-binding domain-containing protein: MNGIPFILWLDHETAPGNPILGGKFSSLAEMTAGGFAVPSGFGITTAAYRRFMDHAGLVNEARRVRETAPKLALSQIKNETATLLGAIASAPLPPDLEGEVRENYALLEQRTGMASVPVAVRSSGESEDLAGASFAGQYDTYLWICGADSLLRHMRSCWASMFGEAVLSYRQDGNAVVTTRDFGICVGIQQMVPARAAGVMFTLDPINGDRSKIVLEACWGLGEGVVKGDITPTQFTIDKVTFEIVKRKPALQTQEYRFDPEAGAVGLTAIEPERQEAVCIADKHVLELAALAKRIEQRRGAPQDIEWAVSERDEVKILQVRPETVWSRRAAPGLVTAAKSPVEHVLARLSGVRTMGGTR, translated from the coding sequence ATGAACGGGATCCCGTTCATTCTGTGGCTGGATCACGAGACGGCGCCCGGCAATCCGATCCTCGGCGGCAAGTTCTCCAGCCTGGCCGAGATGACGGCCGGCGGATTTGCCGTGCCATCGGGGTTCGGGATCACCACTGCCGCCTACCGGCGCTTCATGGATCATGCTGGCCTGGTGAACGAGGCCCGGCGAGTGCGCGAGACGGCGCCCAAGCTGGCTCTGTCGCAGATCAAGAACGAGACGGCAACGCTTCTCGGCGCCATCGCCTCGGCGCCCCTGCCGCCCGACCTCGAAGGGGAGGTGCGTGAGAACTACGCTCTGCTGGAGCAAAGGACGGGCATGGCCTCGGTGCCGGTCGCGGTGCGCTCGAGCGGCGAATCCGAAGACCTGGCGGGTGCCAGCTTCGCCGGCCAGTACGACACCTATCTGTGGATCTGCGGCGCCGATTCGCTGCTTCGCCATATGCGGTCCTGCTGGGCGAGCATGTTCGGAGAGGCCGTGCTGTCCTACCGTCAGGACGGCAATGCCGTCGTCACGACCCGGGATTTCGGCATCTGCGTCGGGATCCAGCAGATGGTGCCGGCACGCGCGGCCGGCGTGATGTTCACGCTCGACCCGATCAATGGCGACAGGTCCAAGATCGTGCTCGAAGCCTGCTGGGGACTGGGCGAAGGCGTGGTCAAGGGCGACATCACGCCCACCCAGTTCACCATCGACAAGGTGACCTTCGAGATCGTCAAGCGAAAGCCCGCCCTCCAGACTCAGGAGTACCGCTTCGACCCGGAAGCGGGCGCCGTCGGCCTTACGGCGATCGAGCCGGAAAGACAGGAGGCCGTCTGCATCGCCGACAAGCATGTCCTGGAGCTGGCGGCGCTGGCCAAGCGCATCGAGCAGCGCCGCGGTGCGCCGCAGGACATCGAATGGGCCGTCAGCGAGCGGGACGAGGTGAAGATCCTGCAGGTCCGGCCCGAGACGGTCTGGAGCCGGCGGGCGGCGCCGGGGCTCGTCACGGCCGCGAAGTCTCCCGTCGAGCATGTTCTCGCCCGATTGTCGGGAGTCCGGACGATGGGGGGAACGCGGTGA
- a CDS encoding PEP-utilizing enzyme translates to MNETARSNSVRRDARAAEPSSNKRFASPFDLRTPEGAEGWEELYPYYALISPERRQLEEGKFWFFDGMHNPKPICPFDTIMTENWWVAASQMASRVWPIPLALGIDHRIINGYLYISPNGVTDPKKIAERQEHFARRAGHYFENWDAIYGEWIEKAKDCIHRLKAIEFRPLPEIEPEESVFTHRGVYSSYDLLTKYNRLIENLFEMGSYHFEMLNLGYGAYLTFREFCQQAFPGITDQTITNMVSGIDILLFRPDDELRRLAELAVELKVADILLDHPQPEDMLAAMKKAAGGSRWLAAFDAAKDPWFWFSTGVGYTHSDPVWINDLRLPLMAMRGYIEALRRGEEIRRPLAAILERRARVTEEYRALLPTDQDREAFDGLVQLTRKVFPFVEDHNFYVEHWHHSIFWSKVRELGDVFVAHNFFDDREDVFYLHRHELYDALYDLLIGWGTGSQSRGEIYWRPIVARRRKIRDALSKWSPPPALGAPPESITEPLTIMLWGITQETVQEWLGVDPSAGGNQLRGVAASAGKVTARARVITDSEQLYEVQEGEILVCRITAPSWAPVFPHISAAVSDVGGMMAHTAIISREYGLPAVVGVGYATTTIRTGDLIEVDGNKGIVSVVERVGR, encoded by the coding sequence AAGTTCTGGTTCTTCGACGGGATGCACAATCCGAAGCCCATCTGCCCCTTCGACACCATCATGACGGAGAACTGGTGGGTGGCGGCGAGCCAGATGGCAAGCCGGGTCTGGCCAATCCCTCTGGCCTTGGGCATCGATCATCGCATCATCAACGGCTATCTCTATATCAGCCCCAACGGGGTCACCGACCCGAAGAAGATCGCCGAGCGGCAGGAGCATTTCGCACGCCGTGCCGGCCACTATTTCGAGAACTGGGACGCGATCTATGGCGAATGGATCGAGAAGGCCAAGGATTGCATCCATCGCCTGAAGGCGATCGAGTTCCGCCCCCTGCCGGAGATCGAGCCTGAAGAAAGCGTCTTCACGCATCGCGGCGTCTATTCCTCCTATGACCTGCTGACCAAATACAACCGGCTGATCGAGAACCTCTTCGAGATGGGCTCGTACCATTTCGAGATGCTCAATCTCGGCTATGGTGCCTATCTGACCTTCCGCGAGTTCTGCCAGCAGGCGTTTCCGGGCATCACCGATCAGACCATCACCAACATGGTGTCGGGGATCGACATCCTGTTGTTCCGGCCCGACGACGAGCTGCGGCGCCTGGCCGAGCTGGCGGTCGAGCTCAAAGTCGCCGATATCCTCCTCGATCACCCGCAACCCGAGGACATGCTGGCCGCCATGAAGAAGGCCGCAGGCGGAAGCCGCTGGCTCGCTGCCTTCGATGCCGCGAAGGATCCCTGGTTCTGGTTCTCGACCGGCGTCGGCTACACCCACTCGGATCCGGTCTGGATCAACGACCTGCGCCTGCCGCTCATGGCGATGCGGGGCTATATCGAGGCGCTGCGCCGCGGCGAGGAGATCCGACGTCCTCTGGCCGCCATCCTCGAGCGGCGCGCCAGGGTAACCGAGGAGTATCGCGCGCTGCTCCCCACGGATCAGGACCGGGAAGCGTTCGACGGGCTGGTCCAGCTCACGCGCAAGGTGTTCCCCTTCGTCGAGGACCACAATTTCTACGTCGAGCACTGGCACCACTCGATCTTCTGGTCGAAGGTCCGCGAGCTGGGCGACGTGTTCGTCGCGCACAACTTCTTCGACGACCGCGAGGACGTCTTCTATCTGCATCGCCACGAGCTCTACGATGCGCTCTACGATCTGCTGATCGGATGGGGCACGGGCTCGCAATCGCGCGGCGAGATCTATTGGCGTCCGATCGTCGCCCGGCGCCGCAAGATCCGCGATGCGCTGTCGAAATGGTCGCCGCCGCCGGCCCTGGGCGCGCCGCCCGAATCGATCACCGAGCCCTTGACGATCATGCTCTGGGGAATCACCCAGGAGACCGTCCAGGAATGGCTCGGGGTGGATCCATCCGCCGGCGGAAATCAGCTGCGCGGCGTGGCCGCGTCGGCGGGCAAGGTCACGGCGCGCGCCCGCGTCATCACCGACTCCGAGCAGCTTTACGAGGTCCAGGAGGGGGAGATCCTGGTCTGCCGCATCACCGCTCCCAGCTGGGCGCCGGTGTTTCCGCATATCTCGGCGGCGGTCTCCGATGTGGGCGGCATGATGGCCCATACCGCGATCATCTCGCGCGAGTATGGTCTGCCGGCTGTCGTCGGCGTCGGCTACGCGACCACGACCATTCGTACCGGCGATCTGATCGAGGTCGACGGCAACAAGGGCATCGTATCCGTCGTCGAGAGGGTGGGCCGATGA